The Pseudobdellovibrionaceae bacterium genomic interval ACGGTTTCTTTTTATTTATAAGCAAGTAAGTTTTTGGTAAATTTTTTAAAAAATTTCTGTATCGGAAAATTTACGGAAATATTTTTTTAACCTAAGCCTAAATCTCTCGTTTTTGTGGCTTATTTTTTGCCTTTGTTCTTTTATGAAAAATTTTACTTCTTTATTAATAATAAATTTTTTTTTATTTATGCCCAACTCTTTGGCTTATGCAAAACCGCTTTCTTTTACCAAAAAAATTATTATTGCCACTAATCACTCTTTTACTATAAAAACTCCTAAAACCACACAAATTAGTGTGCAAGGGGGAAAGTATATTCGCGTGCAAGATTTTACTACATTTTTAAAAATTACAGGAAAGAAGAAAGGGACCAGTTACCTTCAAATAAAAAATAAAAAATGGATATTTAATGTAGTAAGCATTAGTGATTATAACTATTATCAACGCATTAAAATGACCATTAAAGATTTTTGGGGGCCAAAAGTACAAATAGTAAATGGCCAAATTTATATTACAGGAAGCCTACATCGGCTTAGTGATTGGCTAGCCATTGCTAATTTAACCTCTAATAGCAGTTATCAATTTCAAGCACGCATCGATTTTGACCTTCATAAAAAAATAACAGCCCACTTAAAACAATTGTGTAAAAATGATTTTATACCTTGCCCTAATATACAATTAAACCCTTACCCTAAACTGCTTGCTCCTAAAAAAACCAAAAAATATTTAAAACAGTGGAATACTATTTTTAAAAAATGGGGACTAGCTATTGCTTTCACCCCTTTGGCTTTAAATTTAGAACCCAATATACAAATTCAAGTTTTAATCGCAGAGGTTAATAAAAATTTTCAAAAACAAATTGGGCTTCAGTGGAGCAACTCCATACAAGCACAACTTTTGCCGGCTTT includes:
- a CDS encoding type II and III secretion system protein — translated: MKNFTSLLIINFFLFMPNSLAYAKPLSFTKKIIIATNHSFTIKTPKTTQISVQGGKYIRVQDFTTFLKITGKKKGTSYLQIKNKKWIFNVVSISDYNYYQRIKMTIKDFWGPKVQIVNGQIYITGSLHRLSDWLAIANLTSNSSYQFQARIDFDLHKKITAHLKQLCKNDFIPCPNIQLNPYPKLLAPKKTKKYLKQWNTIFKKWGLAIAFTPLALNLEPNIQIQVLIAEVNKNFQKQIGLQWSNSIQAQLLPAFATKDSLPLALKMLQSSGQGQILAQPNLLVKSGAEAKFLAGGEFPIKTTGLKRQHTSWKHYGIALKIKAYRGYNNIIENHLSIEVSDIDNSNTVDGIPSIKKSHISSVINTTSNHYIALSGLLKHNQGHDSDSLPWLSQLPILGNLFKSKNFKNSKTELVIFFKSTLK